A genomic segment from Agrobacterium vitis encodes:
- the tatC gene encoding twin-arginine translocase subunit TatC, whose amino-acid sequence MSDDIEDKPQPLIEHLIELRTRLIWSLGAFFLAFIVCFFFAKHLFNLLVIPYKWAVIWAHLDVSKAELIYTAPQEFFFTQVKVAMFSAMVIAFPVIAAQIYKFVAPGLYKNERQAFLPFLVASPVLFLMGAALVYFFFTPMVMWFFLAMQQAPGEGDVAISLMPKVSEYLSLIMSLVFAFGLVFQLPVVTTLLARVGIIDSKWLAEKRKYFIVIAFIVAAVLTPPDPMSQIGLALPTILLYEVSIYAAKIVERERSKKAATEASTSTEVE is encoded by the coding sequence ATGAGCGACGACATTGAGGACAAGCCGCAGCCGCTGATCGAGCATCTGATAGAGCTGAGGACGCGGCTGATCTGGTCGCTGGGTGCGTTTTTCCTGGCCTTCATCGTCTGCTTTTTCTTCGCCAAGCATTTGTTCAATCTTCTGGTCATCCCCTATAAATGGGCTGTGATCTGGGCGCATCTGGATGTCAGCAAGGCGGAGCTGATCTATACGGCGCCGCAGGAGTTTTTCTTCACCCAGGTCAAGGTGGCGATGTTTTCTGCCATGGTCATCGCTTTTCCGGTGATTGCCGCGCAGATCTACAAGTTCGTGGCACCGGGCCTTTATAAAAACGAGCGCCAGGCTTTCCTGCCGTTCTTGGTTGCCTCTCCGGTTCTGTTCCTGATGGGTGCGGCGCTGGTCTATTTCTTCTTTACCCCGATGGTGATGTGGTTCTTCCTGGCGATGCAGCAGGCGCCGGGTGAGGGCGATGTGGCGATTTCGCTGATGCCGAAAGTCTCGGAATATCTCAGCCTGATCATGTCGCTGGTCTTTGCCTTCGGACTTGTGTTCCAATTGCCTGTGGTGACCACGCTTCTGGCCCGGGTCGGGATCATCGACAGTAAGTGGCTGGCCGAAAAGCGTAAATATTTCATCGTCATCGCCTTCATCGTTGCGGCAGTGCTAACCCCGCCCGATCCGATGTCCCAGATCGGTCTTGCACTGCCAACCATCCTTCTCTACGAAGTCTCGATCTACGCCGCAAAGATCGTGGAAAGGGAACGGTCGAAGAAGGCCGCTACTGAAGCCAGCACCTCGACCGAGGTGGAATAG
- the serS gene encoding serine--tRNA ligase, protein MLDIKWIRENPELLDQALAKRGAEPLSQSLITLDEQRRAVVQSMQDMQSRRNSASKEIGAAMAQKDMALAEKLKAEVASLKDTLPAAEEDERRLSAELTDALSRIPNIPLDDVPVGADEHDNVVARVVGQKPGWNHKAIEHPEIGEALGYMDFDRAAKLSGARFTVLTGPLARLERALGQFMIDLHTSEHGYTEVSSPLMVRDEAMYGTGQLPKFAEELFKTTDGRWLIPTAEVTLTNLVSGEILDQEKLPLRFTALTPSFRSEAGSAGRDTRGMLRQHQFWKCELVSITDAQSALAEHERMTACAEEVLKRLGLHFRTMTLCTGDMGFGAAKTYDLEVWLPGQNTFREISSCSVCGDFQGRRMNARYRNKDGKGTTFVHTLNGSGTAVGRCLIAVMENYLNEDGSITVPDVLLPYMGGLTRIEKAS, encoded by the coding sequence ATGCTTGATATCAAATGGATTCGTGAAAACCCTGAGCTACTCGATCAGGCGCTGGCAAAGCGCGGAGCAGAGCCGCTGTCGCAGAGCCTGATCACGCTTGATGAACAGCGCCGGGCCGTTGTTCAGTCCATGCAGGACATGCAGTCGCGCCGCAATTCCGCGTCCAAGGAAATTGGCGCGGCTATGGCGCAGAAGGATATGGCGCTGGCCGAAAAGCTGAAGGCCGAAGTTGCCTCGCTGAAGGACACCCTGCCGGCTGCCGAAGAAGACGAGCGCCGCCTGAGTGCGGAGCTGACCGATGCCCTGTCGCGCATTCCCAATATTCCGCTGGACGACGTGCCTGTCGGTGCGGATGAACACGATAATGTCGTGGCGCGTGTTGTTGGCCAGAAGCCGGGTTGGAACCACAAGGCCATCGAGCATCCGGAAATCGGCGAAGCGCTGGGCTATATGGATTTCGACCGCGCTGCCAAGCTTTCCGGCGCACGCTTCACGGTGCTGACCGGGCCTTTGGCGCGACTGGAGCGGGCGCTCGGCCAGTTCATGATCGATCTCCACACCAGCGAACACGGCTATACGGAAGTCTCATCGCCGCTGATGGTGCGCGATGAAGCGATGTATGGCACCGGCCAATTGCCGAAATTTGCTGAGGAATTGTTCAAGACCACCGATGGTCGCTGGCTGATCCCGACAGCCGAGGTGACGCTGACCAATCTGGTCTCCGGCGAAATTCTCGATCAGGAAAAACTGCCGCTGCGGTTTACAGCCTTGACGCCGTCCTTCCGCTCGGAAGCAGGGTCTGCCGGACGTGACACGCGCGGCATGCTGCGCCAGCATCAGTTCTGGAAATGCGAACTGGTGTCGATCACCGATGCGCAGAGCGCCCTGGCGGAACATGAGCGGATGACGGCCTGCGCCGAAGAAGTGCTGAAGCGCCTTGGCCTGCATTTCCGCACCATGACGCTCTGCACCGGCGACATGGGCTTCGGTGCTGCCAAGACCTACGATCTGGAAGTCTGGCTGCCGGGACAGAACACGTTCCGTGAAATTTCTTCCTGCTCGGTCTGCGGCGATTTCCAGGGACGGCGGATGAATGCCCGCTACCGCAACAAGGACGGCAAGGGCACCACATTCGTCCACACGCTGAACGGTTCGGGCACGGCGGTTGGCCGGTGCCTGATTGCAGTGATGGAGAACTATCTGAACGAAGATGGCTCGATCACTGTGCCTGACGTATTGTTGCCCTATATGGGCGGTCTGACGAGAATCGAAAAAGCCAGCTAA